The Phragmites australis chromosome 1, lpPhrAust1.1, whole genome shotgun sequence genomic interval ggaaaaatattttttggaggttttttatcaagaagttcagactcttcgtcacgatagTTTATGAGCATCGGAATTCCAGCATCCAGATGGGAGCTAACAACCTTCATCGACATTGACGTTACAGCCATGGACAAGAAAATTTTAATATATTGCAATGGTACATAAACACAAGATAAATTATTCAGTGCTTTCACGGTTAGCATTACATTTGTTAACGATCCCCGTATCTACAGTTCTTTAGAGACTACCTTCAACCTCACTAGAAGGATAATTtaagagagaagaacaaggcTCACAAGTGAGATCGTGGAAATATTCACTATAGTAAAAGACTGGGAACatgctgaagcacgaatgcaacacattGCAGAAAAACACTAAGCTTGaagattcattaaaaaaaatgtatttagaTATTGATGAGAATGTGTAGTTTCTAATTTTCTGAGCTAAATtgtactctctttttttcctagaaaggtttttaatgggacaacctatcaataaagccaatttttagaattaattatgtgtctctattgtttttaattttttataatttttttattttttcaaaaatgacCTGCCACCTATCTCTCGTCTTAGTCTATAAATAGCCACCGTCCCAAACTCCTGTGATCCTATTGACCACATATCTATCTTTTTCTATTTGCTAGTCAGTAGCCATTTGTACACTTCAATAAATCAattctatatttatatttatgacTCAAGACGTCGAGAACTCGTGTGCATAGTCATTAGTATGGCAAAATTTTGGATAGATCTTTAGAGAAATAAACATGAaacatgtaagatttgctaaaTGTAATATATGCAACTATGAATTATATGTCAGATCTACAATATGACACTTAAGGAAGTATATTACGTAtcgtaagaaaaaaaatctagaatttCCAATGAAATTATGTAATTTTTGAAGTATATGTTGtacttatttttctttctagcaGAAATGTTTTTAACGAGGCTTTCAATCAATAAAACTCTTTATATactttctataatttttttattttttaaaatttttatagttttaaaaaatactatcgGGCCAACGGTACTCCGCCGGGAACCGAGCCGGTCATGCGCTATGCTCCCCCGAGCTGACCTAGCACAGCATAACTCGTTAAGCTTATCAGGCCTGTCGAGTCCTGCCTAGCTAGGCTTATGATGAGCCGGCCCAACATGCCTATTTGAACAGGTGTGCGTAGCTGACCAGCCAATATGTACTGAACGAGCagattgattacttgaaagagCATAAAGACCAAACAAATGCTAATAACAGATTTTAAGAGCTCGATCTTAATTTAAGCACACGAAACTTCACTCGTCTCTCGTTCGAACGTACTGTTGAACGACCACCTTTTGCTTGATTCTTCCTCTGCAGAAATGAAGGAACGATGGCTACATCGTGCTCTTCTCATTTGATCATCGTGATCTTATGGGTTGTTTGCTTTGAGAAATAGAGTAGTGATGGATTATGTTAGTACCATAGAAATAATAAAAGTAGATGGAGTGTCACAAACGATTTATTATGATTTATTAGGAAAAAAACACATATGGTTGTTAAGACAGACGAATCTGTAACAtcctcacaatctgtgtgtgcCAATATCTACAGACAGATTTTACAAATTTATCAGTGTCTCGTAGATAAATACAAGCCCATCTGTACATTTGTCACAAACGGTTTCTTTTAAAACCCGTCTATGTCTTTGTGGTAGTCACAGACGGTTGAAATTGAAAAATCGTCTAGACTTAACGACCGTCTTCATGATGGTGAATATATAGACGGTTCATTATAATAACCGTCTATGTCCATGAATTATTAGTCTTAACCTTTTAGCGTGAGTTTTTCAGATAGAGACGCGCGCGAGTCTTCAGACAGCATGTTGAGATTGCCATGCGGGGTGATTTTTTGGAGCTACCTTTGTAGCGCTGGAGCTTCCTTTGTTGAATGTTACATAAGTATTTTATGTGCATGATACATCATAAAAGAACTAACATATAGTTCTCAGTGATAAAAGACAGAACGTCGGAGTTGAAAATGGCGTTGTCAAGGaggagtacaatcaatttgatgaagctCCCCCTTTTGTTGATATtacataatttttgtaaattacTGACCATAtattgatgaagtgatgtgaaTATGTGTTAATGTTAAAATAATGTCTGTGTTGAAATTAAGTTCTATCATGTTTGTGTTGAAATTCCAGTATTCAAATTTATACGATATCTGACAACATATGACAATTCTGAAGACACATGTGACAGTAAGAAGATATAGACATACATCAAGCAATAAACCGTCTGTGTTCATACAACACAAATGGAcatcaataaaatatcatatgtGAGTATTGGCTCTCCTTGGCAGTCTGTGTCCTTGGCATATACGAACATTAAGAGAATATCGTCCGTGACTAGTAGTGCGGGCCCATGTGGCACAGGCTAGATCACAGATGGACATTAGTTAACACGATCTGTGATATGATAAGACACAGACCAACATGAATAAAAATCATTTGTGCTGAGTATTTTAACGTACCTGTGTATTCTATTGTTCATTCATCAAACAGATCTTGCACgcgcttcgcattctcctcctctTCACGGTGGTGCTCGggcactcctcctcctcctctccaccacaGTGGCGCTCGGGCACTCATTTCTTGTCCGCTCGATTGTGGTGATGCTCGGGCACTTGTCCTCATCATCGTTCTCTCCACTGTCGTAGcacttcctctcctcctcccctccggcAGTGCTCGGGTCCTCCTTCGACACTCGTCGGGTATTACTTGGGCCCTCCTCCTACTCCCTGCTATGGTATTAAGGTTTTCTAGTTGAAAATATTCCTGCATTGGTTATTGCTTATTACTTGGTACTAAATGTTAGCTACTCAAGTTATTTGTATAATCTTAGAGCTTGATTTAGaatgtaggattttttttttttttgcatttatttctctaggATTAGTTATGCATACATAACTCTAGCATGATTTCTAGTTCATACTGAAGCAGCATGCTTAATTTTTTGTAATCCATATTGTTTAGTTAGAATGCTAGAATTCAAGGctaaaaagagtacaaccaccTTAGGGTTAGTTATGTATGAAGGCAATCATAGTACTGATTAGTTATGTATGCTAGAatgctagaatttttttagtcCACATTATTTGGATTCTGTTGCAGTAGATTTTCAGTTGCAATAGATTTTCAGTGAATAAATCAGTATTGTTCTTGCCtttatattatttatcttcATTCGCTAACGTAGTTCAACTAGATGACATCAAGTGGTCAATTTTTGTTGCCATCCTCTCACTAGCATCCCTACTCAGACGACGGACGTCACAAAGATACAACCACCTCAGAGGGTCGAGCTCATCTTGCTAGGACTGACTAAATTATTTGGAGATACTGTAGAATTTGAGAGGCCTTGTGAAAAAAGCAAAGCTTTGGGACTGACCAATAAGGCTTGGAGGATATTCTCAATTGGGAGCCATTTGATAACTACAAGTTCATAACACAGGAGGATTATGTAGCCTCTATGGAGATGAATAGTTCATACGAGTTCAAAGCTGGAGTAGCAAACACAAGGATATTCAGACtcggaacaagcacaaccatagGTTGGGCACATGTGGGTATGAGGGGGAAATCCTTCAATGGCAGAAGGAGTATGAGAAAGCTGAGAAGGAATGTCGATCAATGCCATTTGCTGACATTCCTGATGGCCATGCCAAGAATTGGTTACGAGGCAGGGTAACCATGGCGTCTTATGGCGAGATTAGCTTCAAGAATAGCGAGACTCAAGAGGTCTATGGAAAAAATTAGAGATAAGAAGATAGAAGCTAGTGAAGGGTCCTTCATCGGTGTTAAGGAAAATGATGTCCTTTCCGCTGCTCTCGAAAACCCTGAGCATCCAGGTCGGGTTTGAGAACTTTCTAGTTACGAGGGTTGGAAGTATAGATGGCCTAAACACCATCTATTGTATAGGAAGAGGAAACGAGCCCATGGATAATGAGTAGCTATCTCAGAGGATTAAGGCAGAATTCACTAAGGAAGTCCTCGCCCGTGTGACCACCATACTGCAGGAACAGAGACTTTAGATTGTACCAGTTAATGGAGGCCCTATTGATCTGGGAAGAAGTAGTTGTGCATCCATTGAGGTGGCGTAGACCTGCCACTCACCCATAGGTGACCTTGATGGGCTCACACCATGCACCCTCATCATTAGGCTCAATGATTTCACTATTGATGTCGCAAGGGGTCATGTGCAACCACTATAGAAGATACTACATTGTGTCGAGGTGTGATGGTGCAATGCAATGGTTGAGGTGGACGTGGTCCATCCTAAATTCATAGTGCACAAGTTGAAGATCCCACCTAATGATGAGATCTCAACTCTAGGGGAGGCTCTCATGCAGAGGATCTAATGGAAAAATAGTGAAATATAGTTGAACCCTCCAGTGCTCAGCATTCTTTCCTGCTGTCGACTGCTCCCACACATCCACCTCCAGCCCCTGCAACATTTTCATCACTGACAACCTTTTGTGAACCTAAGAAACCTAAAGCCAAGAGCGTTgagaaggagactaaggaatAGCAAGTGCAACAACAGGATGTTTGTAGGATCGAGGAGGCTGACTAGAGAGGGGTCAATATGCGGTTCTAAAAAATCTACAAGATATAACCGATTCTAATGCGGAATTAAAATGATCagttacaacacatataaaacccccaaaatctatgtctcaacaaagtgatcaattctatgtctatgtcaaggtttATAACCTAGTGTGACATGTAATCAATTATAATTCTAGAAATATAAATTGCACAATGTAAATAAGTTTAAGTAGATAAACCACAAAGGAGACACCGATTTTTTACCATGGTCTCGAGGACTTACCGGTCTCTcttaatccacgttgaggtgggttcaaacccTTAACCACTTcactatcaagtatgcaattctcactaTGAGAAAAGGCTCTTCACGatcaacttgatcttgagccaATTAATCTAATGAACCACTCACCACCTtgattccactagagttgcactttacTTCTCCAGTAAGTCAtgcacaaagcctctcacaattaCCATCGTGACTCCTTCACAAACTTGAAGGGCTCAACAGCGCAACCACCTCCACTCTAATGCAAATGCACTTGACTCTTGCCTATAAACCCTCTCTTTATGCAAAACATGCACAAATATCTGGGGAGAACTTCACTATGCTCAAGGATGCTCATGGGGGCAGCAGCACTTACCCAAACCGCTGGACACGAGGTATTTCTAGGTCACAACCCGAAATGTAGCTGTTGCCCAAAGTCTGACTTCTCTGCGtatctggcggtcagaccacagtACAACTGGTGGTTAGACAGTAACTCATCCAATGACTCTAAAACTAGTTATTATAGCCTTTTCAGGCCTCCGACGGTCAGACCAGTCATCTTGGCAGTCATATTGTCAACTTGGAACAGAGTatcaaaactctctgttccctaGCGATCAAATCAGTAACACCTAGCGATCAGAACGGTCaccttggtggtcagaccgccacctgTTCTAGAGAGATAAAAGATCTCTACAAGAtccagtggtcagaccgccaccctggcggtcagactggagTTCTTGGCATTTAGACCGCTACTCCCTAACTAGCACAATTGACACCTAGATAAACGACAATAACTTTCTAACCCGATGTCCGATTTAGGTGTTCTTGtactctacggaaagcttattcagagggctacatatcCCAACTGATTGATTAATCTCAAACACATTAGATCAAACCTAACACACAGTCTAAAGATCCACCACAATGAAAACTGCATGAACCTTAacctttttcaaaataaatgtgCAACCTAAATGTTCTATACGACCAGGGGTTAAAACATTCACTATGACAATTTGTAAAACATCTTTGCAAACTTAGTGACATGCCACACGGAGTAGGAATATAGACTTGAGCTATTTGCAAAATCCATTTTCAAACAATAACATCCTACCAAAGAGAGTATGCACATACTAAATTAAATTATCCCAAAAAAATCATGGGCTGATGATCCCTGATGGACTCCCGACTATAATGAATTGATATCTCAAATGAAACATCTCGTTTAACGAAGCATAACGCTGTACGCGCCCTATTTCTGCAAAGCAATGGTTCTTCCACCGAAAACGCACCAAATTAATCACAGCCGTCAAAGGCTATATCACAGGGTTGTGATAAAACCCCAGCACTACTGTAGCACGGCTAGTCTCCATTGGAGCAAAGCCGACGCGTGACCGCGTCCGTGTACAATAGCGAGCACGCAGCCGCGCTCTGACGCGCGCACCGTCTCCTGCGTCCTGCCCCGTTCCCCACCCCCGACCGACGGCTccggcctcctcgtcctcccccGCACGGTCCTCAAAAGCATCTCCGGCGCCGCAATCCGCAGGAAGCCCGCGCCTCGGCCCCGATCCCGATCCGATGGCCAACAGCAACCTCCCGCGGCGGATCATCAAGGTGCGCGCCCGATCTGATCCTCCCGGCGCAGATCTCTCGCCGCCTTCGGTCCGATTTGTCTCTAATCCTTTTTTGGTTGTCGCTGTGTTGCTGGATCTGCGCAGGAGACGCAGCGGCTGCTCAGCGAACCAGGTGTGGGTGCTCTCTGTCTCGCAGTCTCGGTGGATTTCGGCATGGTTTTCAATTTTCTTTAGGCAGGATTTGGTAACTTTGGTTTTTGTTGTTTGAatgattttctgtttggttcGTTCGAGCGTGCAGCGCCGGGGATCAGCGCGTCGCCCTCGGAGGAGAACATGCGCTACTTCAACGTCATGATCCTTGGGCCGGCGCAGTCGCCCTATGAAGGTACGGATTTCTAATCCAGAATTTCGATTCACTAGTGGTGCTATTCGTTGCGTGGAGTGGTAAATTTGGGCGCTTCTAGATACCAAACGTGGAATGGAGATGTTTCTGTTAAAAAATGCCACTAGCCATGGGAGGAATTCTGAAATGTTTGTTTTGGTTTATGCACACATGTAATATTGTATTGCTTGATCGGGCTGGTGGCTTTGGCCTGTCAATTTTAGTTTCTCGTGAAGGTATTGTGGTTGATTTTTCTCATCTTGTCTTTTTAGTATGCTATTAGTAATGTTAAAGGGTTGGTAATTTAGTAGTGTTTACGCCCATAAATTATGTGCTAGTTACTGCTAGATAGTGCTTTATGCGCGCATTTGTTTGATGTTTTATGGGGAAGCAAAAATCATTTTCAGTGTTCTATATCAAAATTTGTTCGTGTAGCTATTTTTAGTGTTCCTTTCCATGATCCCATCGCTCTATCGGTATATGCTGTCTTGATCCCCTTACCCTCTGATTTGCGTAATGTCATATTGGTTATTGGCTTCCCTAAGATCTTTCGGAGTTAATGAAGTTACCTGTAGGAAACTAGCTCTTTTGGAGTTAATGAAGTCACTTGTACTGTACGCAACTAGGAGAAAGGGCTAGTTGGCTTCCGTCCTTAAATGGTATGGAATGACGAAAATTATAGCAGTGGGAACTGAGGACTCGTTTTCATCTTGCGTAGCGTTTGTGTTTAGCAAACTCAATTCATGGTGCTTTATATTAATTACCATAATACCTTGTACTGGAGATATTTATGGAAGAACATCTTCTTTTTAGTATTAGCATATTGATTTTGTACTTAATTAGTTTCCTGATGTTGTTTCTCTTGCTTATCGTTGTTCAGGTGGAGTTTTTAAGCTTGAGCTCTTTTTACCTGAGGAATATCCAATGGCTGCCCCAAAGGTAACTATTTGTAGATGAAATTTGCTTAACGCATAAAAATATTATTGTGCTCTATACCTTTAATCTAATTTTGTTTGTATATTCAGAACTGTGAGTAAAATTTCCTCTTTTCCGAAATGACTTCTGCTTTCTTTCACATAGTTTCTCAAACCGCAGAACAGGTTTGATACGATGTATGGTGATATATTAACTACATATCTGCTTGATTTCCTTGTCTTTGAACAGTGCAAGCATGCATGATTTGACATGTGTTGTATACTTGTATGGAAGTTGGAGAGGACGAGCGGGGTATAGCATAATAATTACCTTTCCTGTTCAGTAAATTAGGATAGCAGTGATCTCAGGGAAATTAATACTTGCAGAAAGATCATGTCATCCTGCGCCATGGTCTATCTCATCATTATGCAGATCTATCTACCTTTGGTGGGAACTCTTAGTCTGTTCTTTGGAGCATATCATTGTCTGTTGAAAAAGGCTGCTAAAGGGGTTCAAGTTCTCTCTTTGCTTGGCATTCATCAGTGAATCACTTCATATCTTAGCTGATTCTGATTTGTATGTAGTTGGATTACCATGTCATCTATTGGAAGTGCATACCATTGTCTGCCCCTTTTCCTTTGGTTCATTAAAGTGTTAGAACTACTCAAATAAAATCGTTCTAGTGTTCATAATCTCAATGGGAACTTATTGTTGCTTGTGCGCTGCCGCTGATGCAGGTTAGGTTCCTGACCAAAATTTACCATCCCAACATTGACAAGGTATGATGCATATTACTTTGTAGTGTCAGTTTCCTTTCTATGAATGATTATTCAGCAGAGGGCTTTACTTTTGCAGCTTGGTAGGATATGCCTTGACATTCTCAAGGACAAATGGAGCCCAGCTCTTCAGATTCGAACAGTTCTTTTGAGGTCTCTCTTgtgtttgtcttttttttcttttcctgttGCTGTTTCCTTAACTTAGGATTGGCCTAAAAAACACAATATCTGTTTTAAACTTATTCACCAAATTTAACTAGTGGTTAAGTTCTTATGCCTTTTGTATTCACTGACGTACTAGCTTTTCCTTGACAATGTTCTGGCTTTCAGTATCCAGGCTCTCCTGAGTGCACCAAATCCAGATGACCCTCTCTCTGATAATATCGCAAAACACTGGAAAGCCAACGAGGCAGAAGCTGTTGAAACAGGTAAATTGAAGTTCACAAATCAGTCAACAGTGTTGATCTTGCCCTCTGATTTCCCTCCCTGATAGTAAGAGAGATTGTGGAATTTGCAGCTAAGGAGTGGACTCGGCTGTATGCAAGTTGTGCATGACAACCCAATGCTGTTCCTGATGTAATAACCCATCATACTTCAGTCAAATCTATTGCCATTTGCTTGATAAGAACAGACTGGAGATATTTGCAATGGAAGGAAGTCTCTAAATGACTACCACTCAAATTATTTGGTTGTACACCTGTGGTCGGTTCCCTTTACCTTTGGGCACCTTTGACTTGTCATTATCTGTGGCAGAACTTGCTGCTACTCCAATATATTTATTACTTTATGTAGGAGAATTTCTCAACTGTCCATATTGATGAAGCTGAGGCTGGTTAGCTTGGCTGctccttttcttctttgctTGTCATCTGGGAAACAATATTGCCGAAACTAGAGTTGGACTTGGAATGCCTTGCTGCGAGCTGTATCTTTTCTGTAAATGATCGAAGGATATGGTTTTATCACAATACTTCGATATAGGGATTATGTAGTTAGACAAAAAAAAGATCTAGATTTTGGCAGTCATAATCAAACAAAGTGTCGTTTGTTTCTAGCTACCGGCATGTCTGGCAAATCCCAACCGCTTTTGTTTCTTCTACCTGCATATGGTGTTGGATTGTCTGGCCTCTGTCAGATACTCTTGTTGCATTTCACGCTGAACTTGTATAGTTTGTATGCTTCCAATGATACAAGTCTCACGCAGAACTTGTATATTTTGTATGCTTCCAATGATCCAAGTCGGACAAGGAGGCGAGCTGGACCACTCGTCAGTCTTGTgtacttttattagtttttaTGGGTACCTTCATGCAAAGAAGTAGCAGCTAGCGTCCATGCAAGGAAGGAATCCTTATGTGAAAAaagttattaataacaagtgatAATAGATATTTGTGATGGATTCTGCGTCTGTCATTCTTAtcatatcactaatgataggtttAGTGATGGATGATGATTCGTTATTATTgagattattagtgatgggttataattgtgatttgttattaatattcagtcattaatgatggatTATAATCGTGACATGTTATTAatgatcaataaatatttttttattttttactaaaaaataaaaaaaacacttgAAAGTCAcattttttcatattatttcaAGTTTGTGTTCTATGGAAATCGAACCAGCAACCTTCTTCTCACGCGTGTAGCCATCTTATCACATCTACTATCACGTAGTTACaatagaaaccggatattttattctttttaactttttttatcaAAGGTCATTAATAACGCGTCATAATCATGATCCGTTACTAAtaactaattttaccaaatttcgtATTTTAGTGttactgaggtgagaaaaaataagagaaaaataaaataaaaataaaaatatttgcgaataacgtcattagtgactggagttagtcattagtgacatattATAAGTTgatctgttactaatgactagcATAGGACGACCTGCCACTGATGAGTGGATCATTAACGACGGATCAAGTTATGTTCTGTTACTAATAACTGGCCTAGGACGaccataacttgacccgtcattgataacttagtcattagtgatgggtcacaacttaaacccgtcactgatgatcttatcattagtgatgggtcataatttgactcgtcactaataactggttTATGAtaacctatcactgatgatctaatcattagtaacgggtcacaatttgacccgatccgtcactaatgaccgctTATTAGTGACATATCTATATCAGGTTTCGATCAAAAGGCatattagtgacgcgtgttgAGCAGCTGTCACTAATATGTCTCctttgctgatttttttttacgcAGTGAACATATTTTTGTTGGGTACCAGTCACTAGGACAGCAAATGAGTTGCTTTCCTTAATAAAACCACGCTTCTTTGCTCGGATGTACCGCGCGAAGCCTGCTGGAGCATGTTTGTCTGGGACTCGAGGCTCCAGCCACGGAAATGAAAGAACCGCTCGTGTTTCTTTCAGCGCGGCGCCGCCCGCACTGCTGCAGAAACTACTGTGTCAACGGTGAGTCATCCTGTCACGGACATGCCAGACGGCTTCGTTCAGTTGATTTTCCACGGAGGACAAGTTGCTCATCGTTGCAGTAGCGTCGCTGTCATGATACGGAGACTAGCACAGATCGATCTCAACCGTGCGATCAGATCGATGCCTGGGCATTAGGACTGAAAATGGTCGGAAACGACTGGAAAAGGCTAAAACCATTTTcagtttcacattttttttgcaGAAGTGATATCGAAAATGATAAGTCGGACTAAGGTCTGATGTTCATTATTTACTACATTTGCAAGAAGAGTAGTAGATTACTAACTACTAAATTGTCTAAGTGCTAAATAAACaagttctccaaaaaaaatatgGAGCATTTCAGAAAAGGGGTAGGGTGGCAATGTGGCATGCATACTCGGACATGGTGGACTGGTTGCAGTCGGCAAGCTCTGAGGGGTGGCCTCACGATGCTGGGTCGGTGCTTCCATGAGCCTGCGTCGAGACGATGCAAGTGCTTGTGCTTCTCCTACAGGTAGCATCGTTGCATGGAGGTGGCGTCAGTGGATGGTGGCGTCGCTG includes:
- the LOC133917151 gene encoding ubiquitin-conjugating enzyme E2 36-like, encoding MANSNLPRRIIKETQRLLSEPAPGISASPSEENMRYFNVMILGPAQSPYEGGVFKLELFLPEEYPMAAPKVRFLTKIYHPNIDKLGRICLDILKDKWSPALQIRTVLLSIQALLSAPNPDDPLSDNIAKHWKANEAEAVETAKEWTRLYASCA